In Sphingobacterium sp. SYP-B4668, the sequence TTTGCTATCGATGCTTACCGTTTGAGAAAAACTTGTGGCACTCAGATGCATTGTGCAGATCAAAAGAAAGAGTGTGGTAAACTTCATTCTTAATAGCGTTTTTTTTGATAAACTGAAGAATTCAAGATTCATGAAATGTGTTTCTGTTTAGAAACCAAGACATAACGTACACCTCACTATTGGATTTATATCCAATAATCGGTAAGTTTGTATGGTTTAGATTAATAATTTTATTTGCTTCCTAAGGCAGTTTTATTTGTTAATTTGGAACATTTAGATGGGAAGATGTTGATAGCATCTTCCCATTTTTTTAATTTCTTTTCATTTTTCCTCCCTATTATTTTTATGTTTTCATTGCAATTTTATTCTATATATAGTATGCCGTGCTGAAAAGTGCAAGAGATTCCAGAACTTTTGAAAAAATCCACGACCACTGCCAACTCGGCTTTCGTACTCAATTGTCCAGTAAATTTTTCTTTTGGAATACTACCTTTGAATTCATAGTCTAAATCAAATGCTCTTGATATCTGCTTAATAGCATCTTCGAAACTGGTTTGGTTAAATTGTAATTCATCTTGCATCCAAGAAGTTTGTTCATGGAGGGTTATTTTGGAGGTATAAGCTGAAATCGACTTTTGCATAACCACGGTTTCGCCAGGGACCATGACCTTCTGCGCCCTCCTATCCTTACTCTGTAATCTGACAGATCCTTCTATTAAAGCTGTTATGGTAGTAGATAGGTCTTCATATGCTTTCACATTGAATCTAGTGCCCAATACCTTGACATCCTGCATTTTACTTCTGACGTAAAATGGTCGGCCAGGATCATGCGCTATATCAAAATAGGCCTCACCTTGAAGAAATACTTCTCTCGACAATTCATCAAAATCAAGCTGAAGTTTAAGCCTACTATCTGCATTTACAAAAATGGTGCTACCATCAGCGGTGTGCAAATGGATTTTACTGCCTTTGGGGACGTACACCAAAATATCCGTGTTAGATGGATTTGATCTAAAATCTGCAAGCACACTGCCCGTACTATCTAAAATCTGTCTGTTCCTTAAGTAATAATGCTCGGATTGATCTAAACTATGTAATTGGTTTTCAGGTGCAGTACCAAAATACACTAAATTAGAATTTCGATTATTGGTATAAACGACTGGGACAGGTTCGATGATACTTTTCTCTTGAAACAGAATAAGCGTTCCGAGAAAAAACAGCAGAAAAGTAGCTGCAATTCCGATAATGCTATATGTCAGTCTTTTTACTTTTCGTGCTTTTGTGCTCTGTATATTCTCTTGTATCTTGTCGGTTACTTTTTCAAAGGTGAGATTCTGACCTTGGGCCGATTGTTGTTGAAGATCATGGTAGGTCGCCAGCGCATTGTCTAAATCAGCAGCGTTGCCAATTTCGTTCAATAAATTAGCGTTTGATTGCTTTTGAGCTGCCCATTCTTTTAGAATCGCCAACTCAGTGGTCGTAATGTTCCTAAGAGCATACTTCCTTGCTAACTTAATTATGTACTTACCGTTGTCCATCATTTCTATCTCATAAGACGATATTGATGGGAAATACTTACATTAAGTTATTGTTAATAAATCCAGCCTTTCTTTTTCTTGAAGACGCGTCTCAACGTTTCAATAGCTCGGGCATAATTAACATAGACCGAATTGTTCGACATATTTAGCTTTTGCGCTATTTCGGCAGTGGTTTTGTTGTCGAAATGGCTGAGGATTACTACTTGTTTTTGAGCACTCGGTAATTTTAATACCTCTTTGTTCAGAGCATCTAAAAGTTCTGCTCGCATCATTTCAACCTCAAAATCGGGGTATTCAATCAATAAATCTTCAGTGACATCAACAACAAATTTTCTTTTAGCATGAGGCGACCGAAGATAGTCTATGCATTTGTTTCTGGTTGTGGTGTACAGAAAGGCTTGAAGCTGATTCAATTCATTAAATTGTATTTTACACTCCCAAAGCTTAACAAAGCTATCTGATACAATTTCTTCGGAAAAGGGCAAATCTTTTACTATAGCATTTGCAAAATGAAGGAGCGGGTGTTTAAATCTTTCAAAAATTGATTCTAAAGCTTCTTCCGAACCTTCCCTCAACGCATTCAAAGTATGATGATTGTCCACGTCCATATAAATGCATAAAATAGTAGACAGCAAAGCTACAGAAAAGTACCTCAGTGATAGATTAAGTAATTGTTATGTTTTGTTTACTTATGTTGGTTTCGAAAAAGACCCTAGCCATTTTCTTCAGGGGAGACGGCCTGAGTACCTGTTCATAAAGGAGAGCCGAGAGGTATATTACGTAAAGAAAATGTGTGAAGTGTTGAACGTTAATAGCAATTGTTTTTGCCGTTTGTTAGTTTCTCCGGACTCCCTATCGGAACATCGAAGTAAATCTCTTGTGGGTAAAATATGTGAGGCGCACAGGGATGGTAAATATAGCTATTGTAGCCCACGGATAACTGTAGAGCTGCGCAAAAAAAGGTGAAAGGTGTCAAGCAGCTATGTTTCAAGGTTGATGAAGAAACATGGGGGTACGAAGCAAGCCAGATCCGTTGCACTTTAGGACGGTTCCTTCGTCGCTACCCAATCGTTACTCATTACTTGTCACTCCCCTTCTTTGTTCTGTTTACTAAAAAAATTAGTATTTTAACTTTTTGATTGTTATATTTGATTGATAACCAATTTATAATAATTATGGCTAGCACAAATAAGCGTCTTGGAAAGTACGTTGACCCTCGCACGGACTTTGGTTGGAAATTCTATTTTGGACGGGAAGAGAACAAAGTTTTGTTGATTGAGTTTCTCAATAGTTTATTCGTAGGGGAGAAAATAATTAACGATCTCAAGTATAAGGCTGTGGAGCATGATGGCGATCAGGAAGACATGCGTCGTGTTGTTTTCGATTTGCTCTGTATCGGTGATGATGGGGAGCATTTCATTGTTGAGATGCAACAGTTGTTCCAAGAGTTCTTTAAGGACCGTGCAGTATATTATACTTCGCGGTTGATCAATAAACAATTGGCCCGAGGTAAGAAAGGTAACGATTATCATCTTCCAGAGGTCTATTTTATTGGAATCTTGGAATTCAATATGGATGGAGATAATAAGGGGATACCATCGCGCAATACAGATCGTCCTTATTTCTATGATGTTGTACTGTGTGATAAGTATACCCATGAAATATTTTATGATAAGTTGGGTTATAAGTTTGTTTCCCTTCCGGTCTTCAATAAGAATCCGAAGGAATTGTTTACTGTGATGGACCAGTGGCTATATCTTCTTAAGCACCTGAGTACCATGGATAAGTTGCCGTCGTTTTTGGATAAGCGGATATTTGGTCTTATCTTTGAGGTAGGAGAGATAGGAAAACTAACAGAGGAGGATCTCATGTCATACGAAGCAAGTTTAAAACATAAGCGGGATGCCGAGAGCGTATTTAATTCCGCTTTACGGTCTGGCTATACTAAAGGCAAGACAGAAGGCAGGGCACAAGGTAAGGTGGAGGGTAGAGTGGAAGGCAGGGCCGAAGGAGAACGCAAAAAAGCTATCGAAACTGCTTTGAATCTAAAAAAGATGGATATTCCGGTTGAGAAAATTTCTAAGGCTACAGGGCTTACTATCGAAGAGGTGGAGAAGCTTTAAGTCTTAATATTGGATAATATAGTATAGCCGTTTGGATATCTTTCCAAGCGGTTTTTTTTGTGTATTGGGGCAGGATATAGGGTATACTGTCGTTTGATTTTAGGAGTAGGCCTGTAGGGGTTAGGCTCCACATAGCAGCACGTCACTCCGGGCTTGGTCCGGAGTCTGTTGGTTAATTGTATTCTAGTGAGGTCCTACTTCGCTGCCCACTAGTTACTCGTCATTTCAGGCGATAGAGACTATGGTTTAGGAGTTAGGGGGCTGCTCAATAGCAAGCCCCCGATAGTTCGTCACGCTATTGAAAAATGTAATACTGACTGACGCGGATATTGGCATTATTTTGCCATCCTAATACCGCTATACGTATGTATCTGGCTGATACAGGAGCATAGAAGCGAATGTATTGATTGTTTGCATTGACCATCGATGATGTCCCTTGTGATGTCCATGAGGTGCCATCATTACTCGTGAAGGTCTCGACGTTGGTCAGTCTGTAATTGTTGGAGCTGGAGAGCTGTATGCCCTTCATGTCCGTTTTTTGCGCCTGCATATCGACTTGTATATGGCATGGTGCTGCTGGTGAAAGTGTCCAATGCTGGGATGTACTAGTTGTAAACATATTGTTAGCAAGACCAGCTGTGGGCTCTGGATCGACAGTGGCTGTCCATCCGGCCCGATTGGTCACTATCGTACCACCTCCACTCGTAGGGCTGTTGTACACATTGGTGGATCGTGTCTTGATTCTGACCATAATAGTGCTCAGGTTGCTGCTGATCTCACTATTTGAAGAGCCTGAAATACTCTTTATGCGTATCGGGATCAGGTAGCTTGGCTCTGTTAGCATACTGACGTCAGGTATATTGACCACCAATGAATCTACGGAATGTGTCGTTCCGCTGGCTATTTTCAAAACCGTATGTTCAATGTCGATCCATTCTGTAGGCACCGCTCTATCATCGACCTTGAGAAGTGAATTGTCAATTGCCAGCGACACCGATACATCCGAGGTGACTGGCTCGGTAGCGCGCACAGGTATCTTTACCTGAACTTGGTCTCCCATATTACCAGTTGGGGTGTGTATTACATTAAATTCCAGATTGTTGATATAGCTGGTTTGGGTATTGACGAATATCTTAGTCACAGAATCACCAGTCACATCAAAATGCTCCTTGTTTGAACAAGAAGTCATCAAAAGCATGGAAACTCCGATAACACTATTTAGTATCTTTTTCATCCGTATATAATTATTGAGGAGTGTTTTCTCTCATTTGTATCCATGAGCTCGTTTCACTCGGTTTGTTTTTTAAAGGTGATGGACGCTATCAGGTTTATTCATCACGTGTATGTTTTAAGCGGCATTCATGAACTCGCTTTGCTCGGTTATTCATCCCACTGTGTGGTTTGAAAAATCATGATGGTTTCATCCTATTATATTTTAATAATGCGTATAAGCTTTAATTTTATGATTTGGGTTCGTCCACTCGATTGGTTATGTAGGTTATTGTGTACATTTATTCTTGTCGTCTTGCAGCCATTTGACTGAAGCGCTTTTGTCGAACTTGTTGAGCACATCATTTCCAGCGTTGTCCCTATAGGTATTAGACCAATCCATGTCGTATCCATTTTGGGATGCGTCATGGAAGATATGACCTTCCGTTTCGTTGAATTTCCAGTAGGCTACCAGATCATCTGATGTAGGGTCTACGCCGCAGATCCCGTTTTTAATCTCTCCGGAACTGAGGGCTTTTTTCCAGACCCTTACTTCTGCGATCCGGCCGTTGAAAAATTGCATCGATGGATATCCTGCCCAGGACATGCCAAGTTCGAAACGCTGGAAGGTAACATTTCCTGATCCTGCCATTTCCGAATCTTTCGTTCCATCTACATACATGGTAAATTTGCTGCCGTCATATGACAACGAGATGGTGTACCACTGTCCTGTATTGAACCGTGTCTTGGAAATCAAGCTACCTCCGGGATTGACCCATTGTAGAGAGTTGATGGCCTGGCCATTTTCACCAAAACGCAACATATTGGAGCGTTGTTCGTTCTTGGATGTGAACGAGCAAAGTCTACTGATAGGCTCCGGGCTGGTGTGCCAATCATTGACAAAACACTTTACCTCGTATGTATACTTATCCAAATCGATGGCTTTGCTGTCGTCGAATATGAAGTTACTGTACAGGGAAGTGTTGTTCATATCCAAGGAGCTGAAACTGGATACCCTAGAGATTCTTAAATATATCGTTCTTGAGCTCTCCAAGACAGCAAAAGAGCCCCCGGTCACGCGCTTGATACTGATAGGAATGACATAGGTGCGGCCATCCACAAACTGGTCGGTAGAGATTACTTTAACTTGTATCCCTGTGGAGGAAGCTGCACCAGCTTTGATTACAGCTGTATTGCCTCCCAATTCTATCGCTCCGGAGGGTACAGGATAAAAATTAGAACCATTACTTTGGTTATACTCATCCAGCTTAGCCCCATCGTAAGCAAAATCTAGCGTAATGTCTTCGTCAACTTTCTCTGTGGCAGATGCGGTGACGGTATAACTTGATGGTGTATCCTCGACGACGAATCTAACCATCGCGTTGACTTCGGTACCCGTCATGAGGATTGCTTCTTTATCGTAGTCAAACTTATCTCCTTTTGTACAGGCGAATACGGTAATTGCGAATAATGCAATAAGCATTAGTTTACCTTTTGTATGTAATTCATTCATTTTGTTTTCTTTTTTAGGTCATGGATTAGTGTACTGCTGGATTGGCAATCTGGATAGCCCGTCGCATATTGTAATACGGGATTCCAGTTTTGTTATAATAATCGCGATCGAAATAAAACGCCCCAAACCCAGCTTTGTTACCTTGAAGGGGGTTCCATCTTGCCATGCCTTCCAACGAGTACATTTGTGTGCCATCAGTCGTCAATCGATTGCCATTGGCCTCTACAAATGGAGAACCTCCATTTTCATAAAAGCTTCCCAGATTTTCGGTTACTATAAATTTGTGGGGAGGTAGCCATGATACATTGTCGTAGTAGGTCTGTAGCCTTACTGCCGTATGCTCTGCAAATCCCTGCGTATAGGCTTGTCTGATAAAATAATCGACATATGGCTCCGTTTCTTTAAGCGGATACTGGGAGTAAAAATCGACGATAAGAAGTTTGTCAGGGTAGATACCTTTGGGACCAAAAAATTGCCCGATATATTCGACCATTTTTGTGAAGTTGTCCCCCTGTAACCAGTCGCCTTCGGGCTCATAGTCCAAGTCGACCCCGTCGAGATTGTAGTCGAGTACATCATCAACTAGTTGCTGCGCATATACTTTTATGCCTTCATCATTTTTATTCTCCCGGAGATCATACTCTTGTCCATTCTTGAGTGTGATGATTTTGTTCATGCGTACGATAGTAGGAACGACGAATCGAGTACCTAATTTCTCCCGGACATATTGCAGGTCTGCGTATGCTACAGGAGCATAGAGATGGCTGTTGGGGTCATTGCTGGGTATGCCTCCCCATAATGAGCAGATGTCAAGACTGTCGGGTATGCCGATTATGCGTTCACCCCAGGAGGCAGGGTCTTTGTATCCTCCAACGCCTTCAATAGGGGCGTAGGCTGCGAACCAACCAAAGGAAATCTGGTGGTGGGTCTTTTTGAAATTTCTCACATTTTCAAAATAACGCTCATCGTACTTCTTTAATTTTTGAACTTCTATCTTTTCGATTTCCTTGTCGCAACTGGTCATCATTCCGATTATCACGCCCAACATTCCAAAGAATGCTGTTCTAAAAATATTTTTCATCCGTATAAATTATTGATTGATTTTTTGTTATTCAATGGTCATAATGAGCTCGTAGGCTCGGTTTGAATAAAGCGTGATGGTTTCATCTTTCCATAACTTTAATCCTTGATTACTTATTTTTTGTCCCACCATAGTCTGGTGCTACCGTTATCTTGTCCCATGAGTTTGGATACACCTGATAGTACGCCAGCTCTATTGTTGTTATACTCTGACTGGGGGAATGATATCCTGCGGATTTGCGTATCCCGATTTATCGTTGTGCTGTTATTGACTACGACGGGAATTAGTTTGGGATATCCTGTCCGTCTGAACTCGGCCCATCCCTCTGGCCCATCGGGGTATAACGCTAACCATTTTTGTGTCATGACACGTTCCAAGCGGCGTTCAAAAGTATCGTCTTCATTCCACGCGATTGTAATGGTACTTGGTGCGGCGGTATGAAAAGAAGAGCCTTCGGCATTGTCCGTAAATGGACCGGGAGTTAATACACTATTACTTAGATAGGCTTGTGCTCCTGTTGCACCGGTCTCTTCAAATGATGCGGTGATGCCGCTTTCGTAAAAGCTTTTTGCGGATCCACCCATATTCCAATTTCGGAGTGCACCCTCGGCACGTAAGAAGTGGGACTCTGCAGCGGTCATCCATACAATTTCTGTCGAACCATTATCAATGTTGAGGTTCGAGATCCGCTCGCTCACATAGGGAGCCCACACGGAGGTGGTTATACCTAGACGTACGCCATGATAGCCACCATCGGAAGCGGGCTTAAAATACCGCGCTCTTCTTGCATCTTGATAACCATTCATATAAGCGTCCATCGTCGCGCCCATTCTCGCTTCTCCAGCGTTGAAATTATAGGCAATTTCGAATAGTGGATGATAGTATACCAAGTTTGCACTATGTTTGATAGAGGTGCGCTCTTGCGGCAGGGTGATGAGACCAAGTGGATTTGCGATTGCGGCCTCAGCTTCTTGTTTTGCTTTTGCCGCATTGGCATATACGATGCGCATGGCTAGGCGCAAGCGTAGCGTATTGGCAAATTTGACCCACTTGGTGACATCACCAGCGTAGATCAAATCATACTTTTCTAACAGTTTTGCTGTGGGGTTGGCCTGCGCAAAATTGGTCAATATATCTATGGATGTACCTAGCTCTTCAAAAAAGGTGTTGTAAATGTCCTCTAGGCCGTCATAGTCATTGGCTAGCGATCCGCTGCCGTAGTTGATGTATGGTAGTGGTCCGTAGGCATCTGCAACTCTGTGCATCCCCTGCACCTTGACTATTGTCGCCAAGGCTGCGATTTCGGGTATTCCCTGCTCATCAGCAATTTTGACGATAGATTGCCAAGCGGGCATAATGGACGAGAATCCGGATCTAAATGTCGCTTCTAGCCAGTTGGTGATAAAGTAATAGGAGCCGTTGTGTACCCCTCCGTACCAACTTCCTGTAGGGGCTATATAGCCCGAATAGATATCACTGGTAAGTCCTTGAGAGACTTGATAATCTGCATCCAAGTTTGTCCCGTCTTTAAACAAGACAACATTACGTTGCATCTGCGTAAAGAATGCTCCTGTCTTGAGGTTGTCATACGTCATCATCTCTTCGGTGGCTTGATGCGCATTGGTATTATATTCTTCGAATTTATCGGTACAGGATATCATTGAAGTTGAAAACAAGATGCCCATGGGCAATGTCTTCACTATATAGTTTTTTAATCTTGCTGCTTTCATCTTTTTAAATGTATATTTTATTAAGTATGCCTATACCTTGTCTGTCCATGGTTCTTTTCTGTGGTAACACGGATTGGAAGGAGATAGGTATAGTGCCATAATAGTGTAGTTCTTAGAGTTGAAGTCTTAATGAAAAACCCAGACTACGTAAGCTTGGCGACATAAAATAATCAACGCCCTGAAAATACGTTCCTGTGCTGGCTGTCAACTCGGGATCATACGGGGCTTTATTATACAGGAACAATAGGTTTTTGCCAATTACGGAAATGTTGGCTTTTTTGATTCCCTTTACCCATTTGGAGACAGGGAGATCATACCCGATGCTTAGCTCTCCTAGCCGCACGTTGGTTGCGCTATAGGTATACATGGAGCCAATGCCACCTGATGAACCGCCACCCACGACATCATAATATGGCTTGGTGGGGATCAATTGTCCATTGACTTGTACGCCTCCAGCATCGCGAGCATCACTGGATGCTTGTGAGGCACCAAAGGCATCGAGTACCGCTTGGGTGTTGGATACGACGATTCCGCCTACACGGGCATTCAGTAAAAACCCGACGTTGACACCTTTATAGGAGAAATTGTTGCCCCAGCCCAGGTTGTACTTGGGGCTGCTATTTCCAGCATAGACATACTCATTGGTCTCTGCAACTACCACTTGATCGGTTGGGTGTACATAGATGGCGCCATGCTCATCGACACGAAGACTATTGACATAGATATCGCCCATACGGCCACCTTCTTTAAGTACCATTTTATAGCTGCCCGTCCCGGTCATATCCAACTCGGTCAACGAAATAATCTCACCCGTCAGTGGGTTAGTCCAGTCGGGTAATAGCTCTACAATTTTATTCCTGTTGAGCGAATAGGTCAAATAACTATTCCACTTGAACTGTCCTATCTGCTCGTTGTATCGGGCAGAGATTTCTATCCCCTTATTGTCGATGCGACCAGCATTGACGATGACGCTTGTAAAGCCGGACGAGGACGATAGCGTAGGTTCAAAGAACTGATTGTATGTGCTTGAACGGTATACTGTCGCGTCTATACTTAGCTTGTTCCGGAACAAGGCAAGATTAAGCCCTCCTTCCCAAGACCGGGTGCGTTCAGGCTTCAAGTCAGGATTGGGCAAGCGTGTCTGGGTCTGTGGAAATCCTTTGGAGAGTGAGTAGGTGGGTATGGTCAAAAAAGGATCAGGTTCGTTGCCGACTTCGGAGTATGAACCTCTTACTTTCAAGTAGGAAATGTAGGCCGGATCCATGTAGACCATATCTGAAATAATGGCCGAAACACCTACCGAAGGGTAAAAGAATGATTTGACATTGGATAGCGCCAGTGTGGATGCCCAATCATTCCTACCACTGAGATCCAAAAATAAGCGATCTTTGTAGCCCATTTGTGCAGTTGCAAAGACAGCTTGTTTGTTGCGTCTGTAGCCTGTTTGGTCGGATTCTGCCGTCGCATTGTTGACATTGCTATAGGAGAATAGATTAGGTACGCCGGCAAGCTTGCCTCCGTACATGTTTTGATCGTAGGTCAAGTCTTCTACATTGGCACCTACAATGGCCGTAACCTGGACTTGATCGTCCAAAATGCGTTTATTGATATTAGCCATCAACTCACCATACACCTGTTGGGTCTGGGTCTCATTCAACGAGTAGAAGCCATTTTCTGAGGCAAACAGGGTATTGGTGGAAGCGTTGAATCGTTTTTCAAACTTATCATTGCTACGATCCAACTTCACTCTACCCGAAAAATTAATCCAATCGTTGAGCGTATACTTCAATGAAGCATTGCTCATGTAGCGCTGTTTCTTATTCGGGAAAAGTGCGCGTTGTGTAATCCAATAAGGATTTTGCATGGATAGACCTTGATCTCCGTAAGGCCAAAACTGCGTTTGGAAATTGCGCGAGGGGTCATACCTTTCGAACAATTCAACCTTCCTAAAGTCGTCTCCGGCAGGAAACAGATAGATCGGAACCAACGGGTTAAAGTACAATCCCTGCGCGGTCATATTCTGTTCGTTGACATTTGCGTGCATGAAACCTAGGTCCAATATCAATTTGTCATCTAAGAATCCGGTCGTGTTACGAACCGAGAAGTTGTATCTTTTATAATCATTGTTGTGGATTACCCCATTGGCATTCACCATGCCGGCAGAGAGGTATGTTTGGCTTTTTGAATTGCCTGTGGAAAGACTAAAAGCGGTAGTAGTATTGGCTCCTGTGCTGAAAAAATCACCTACTTCGTAATCGGATGGTTTGGTCAATTTTTCGCCCCAGCTGTAGTAACTGCCGGATTCGGTAGGGCTATAGGTGTTTTGTAATTTGGGAAGTATGAGGGGCCTGGAAAATGTGGTTTGATTGGATAGGCTCAGGGAAGTCTGATCTTTCTTTCCTCCTTTTGTCGTCACCAACACGGCACCATTGGCAGCTGCGCTTCCGTAGAGCGCCGCAGCGGCAGATCCACTCAGGATCGAAATACTCTCGATATCTTCTGCATTGAAGTTGGATATCCCGTCTCCGGTCTGTCCAGCACCAGAGAAGATGTCTTCGGGCTGATCGGTGGAGAGGCTAGGCATAGGTATCCCATCGATTACGTAAAGGGCATTGTTATTCCCGGAGATAGATTTCACCCCGCGCATCACGACTCGTGATGACCCACCGACTCCAGAGGAGGAAGAATTGATCGTGACACCGGCCACACGGCCATTGAGATTGTTTACAAAATTGGGGTCTGGAATCTGAGTGACCTGCTGCGCATCGATCTGTTGTACATTGTACGTCAGGGATCTGCTCTGGCGCTTGATACCTAGTGCGGTCACGACCACATCCTCAAGTTGATTAACACTACTTTCTAGGAGTATTTCAATATAATCCTGATTGTCGGAAAGGTTGATAATCTTGGTCTGGAAACCTAAATATTTGACTTCGACCTCATTCCTGCCTTGTGGTAATGGAATCTTAAAAGTTCCGTCACTACGGGTCTGCACGGTAATAGTCGTCCCCTTGACACTTAAAGTTGCCCCAGATATGGGGGCTCCATCGGTGCCTCTCACTATACCAGAGAGTTCTCTTTCTTGTTGTAATCGTTGGGGGGTAGCTGCTTTTACGATAAGGATATGCTGTCCACTCATTCTAGACTCTAATCCATATTGCTTTAAAACCACTCGCAGTGCTTCTTTGACAGATATCGCCTTGGATGATAGGGATACACGCTGATTGACGTTGACCTCTTCTGAATCGAATAGAAAAGAATAACTAGTTTGTTTTTTGATAGTTTCTATTAATTCAGAAAGGGGCCTGTCCTTTATGTCTAATGCTACTTTAGCATCTTGTGAGTAGACAGATGCCGACACTCCAAAAATGCCGATAAACATAAATAATGAGGTGAGTTTCATAATTTTCTTTGTACTGCGGAGACGATTTACATGGCATAGGTATCTCTTGCAGTGTATTTTTTTATACATTTGCTATTAATTGAGGTTAATACTATTAAGGTTATACTCCAATTAGAATCGGAGGGTGGTGCAATATCTTCCGATTCCTTTGTTTTTTTCTTATTGCGTTTACGTTATCATATTTTTTCTATTTAGGGTTTATATTGTATTTGTGATGGCTAAAATATATGAACGGTGCGGCCATTGACTTCGTAGGAAAACTTGCCCAATGATGACATGACTTCCATTACTTCTGTAATTCCCTCGTTATTCACGAAGTCACCGGTAAACCTCCTGTTAAGGACTTCTTTACGATTCACTTCTATTTGGATGTCAAACATTCTCTCTAGCTCGATGACGATTTCTGAAAAACGTTTGTTCTTAAAAATCAATTTTGCATCTCGCCAAGCTAGCTCCTGTTCCTGAATACCATGGATTTGTTGGTATGAGTTGGAGCGGCTGTTGTATGCAAAGGTTTGATTGGGTTGCATCATCATCTTCTTACCGTCTTTGGTCACCAATTCTACTGAGCCTTCTACCAGAGAGACGGTTACATCAGGCTGTTCGGGGTAACAAGATACGTTAAAAGAAGTGCCATGGACTTTAATTGCCAGGGTATTGGCTTCCACAATAAAAGGACGGTTACTATCGTGGGCCACTTGTAGAAAAGCTTCCCCTACAAGTTTTATTTTACGTTCGCCTTGGCCAAATTTGTCGGCTACTTCTAGTTTGGAGTCGGAATTGAGCCATACGATAGTTCCATCCTGTAAAACGGTTCTTGATTTGGATCCTTTTGCGACTACCACAGTTGCGATTTGTTGATTGGATGTATGGGGCTCTTGTGCAGACCAATAGCTCCCCGTGGTAAATGCCAGCAATAGGCCTGCCGCTACGGCTACATATCTCCAAGCTTTCCGTTTGAAAACATTCCTGGAAGTATGCTTATTTTTACGATCTAAAAATCCACTATAGGCAAGGCTCGCATCAAATGAAGTATCGGGTTCAGCATATTCCATTGCTACATGGATTTCTCTGGCTTGGGCATATAAGGTGCGGTTCTCGTCTGATTCGGACAGCCACTTTTCCAGCGCTTCTTCTGAAGCTGGATCTGTATTGCCTGACAGCGAATCATAAATTAATGCTAATCCGTATGCTTTTGATTTATCTTCCATTGGTTTATCTAACAGGGTGTAGTATGTCTGTACGGAAGAGACAACAGAAGTG encodes:
- a CDS encoding FecR family protein, which encodes MMDNGKYIIKLARKYALRNITTTELAILKEWAAQKQSNANLLNEIGNAADLDNALATYHDLQQQSAQGQNLTFEKVTDKIQENIQSTKARKVKRLTYSIIGIAATFLLFFLGTLILFQEKSIIEPVPVVYTNNRNSNLVYFGTAPENQLHSLDQSEHYYLRNRQILDSTGSVLADFRSNPSNTDILVYVPKGSKIHLHTADGSTIFVNADSRLKLQLDFDELSREVFLQGEAYFDIAHDPGRPFYVRSKMQDVKVLGTRFNVKAYEDLSTTITALIEGSVRLQSKDRRAQKVMVPGETVVMQKSISAYTSKITLHEQTSWMQDELQFNQTSFEDAIKQISRAFDLDYEFKGSIPKEKFTGQLSTKAELAVVVDFFKSSGISCTFQHGILYIE
- a CDS encoding RNA polymerase sigma factor; translated protein: MDVDNHHTLNALREGSEEALESIFERFKHPLLHFANAIVKDLPFSEEIVSDSFVKLWECKIQFNELNQLQAFLYTTTRNKCIDYLRSPHAKRKFVVDVTEDLLIEYPDFEVEMMRAELLDALNKEVLKLPSAQKQVVILSHFDNKTTAEIAQKLNMSNNSVYVNYARAIETLRRVFKKKKGWIY
- a CDS encoding Rpn family recombination-promoting nuclease/putative transposase; this encodes MASTNKRLGKYVDPRTDFGWKFYFGREENKVLLIEFLNSLFVGEKIINDLKYKAVEHDGDQEDMRRVVFDLLCIGDDGEHFIVEMQQLFQEFFKDRAVYYTSRLINKQLARGKKGNDYHLPEVYFIGILEFNMDGDNKGIPSRNTDRPYFYDVVLCDKYTHEIFYDKLGYKFVSLPVFNKNPKELFTVMDQWLYLLKHLSTMDKLPSFLDKRIFGLIFEVGEIGKLTEEDLMSYEASLKHKRDAESVFNSALRSGYTKGKTEGRAQGKVEGRVEGRAEGERKKAIETALNLKKMDIPVEKISKATGLTIEEVEKL
- a CDS encoding discoidin domain-containing protein → MKKILNSVIGVSMLLMTSCSNKEHFDVTGDSVTKIFVNTQTSYINNLEFNVIHTPTGNMGDQVQVKIPVRATEPVTSDVSVSLAIDNSLLKVDDRAVPTEWIDIEHTVLKIASGTTHSVDSLVVNIPDVSMLTEPSYLIPIRIKSISGSSNSEISSNLSTIMVRIKTRSTNVYNSPTSGGGTIVTNRAGWTATVDPEPTAGLANNMFTTSTSQHWTLSPAAPCHIQVDMQAQKTDMKGIQLSSSNNYRLTNVETFTSNDGTSWTSQGTSSMVNANNQYIRFYAPVSARYIRIAVLGWQNNANIRVSQYYIFQ
- a CDS encoding DUF1735 and LamG domain-containing protein, coding for MNELHTKGKLMLIALFAITVFACTKGDKFDYDKEAILMTGTEVNAMVRFVVEDTPSSYTVTASATEKVDEDITLDFAYDGAKLDEYNQSNGSNFYPVPSGAIELGGNTAVIKAGAASSTGIQVKVISTDQFVDGRTYVIPISIKRVTGGSFAVLESSRTIYLRISRVSSFSSLDMNNTSLYSNFIFDDSKAIDLDKYTYEVKCFVNDWHTSPEPISRLCSFTSKNEQRSNMLRFGENGQAINSLQWVNPGGSLISKTRFNTGQWYTISLSYDGSKFTMYVDGTKDSEMAGSGNVTFQRFELGMSWAGYPSMQFFNGRIAEVRVWKKALSSGEIKNGICGVDPTSDDLVAYWKFNETEGHIFHDASQNGYDMDWSNTYRDNAGNDVLNKFDKSASVKWLQDDKNKCTQ
- a CDS encoding glycoside hydrolase family 18; this translates as MKNIFRTAFFGMLGVIIGMMTSCDKEIEKIEVQKLKKYDERYFENVRNFKKTHHQISFGWFAAYAPIEGVGGYKDPASWGERIIGIPDSLDICSLWGGIPSNDPNSHLYAPVAYADLQYVREKLGTRFVVPTIVRMNKIITLKNGQEYDLRENKNDEGIKVYAQQLVDDVLDYNLDGVDLDYEPEGDWLQGDNFTKMVEYIGQFFGPKGIYPDKLLIVDFYSQYPLKETEPYVDYFIRQAYTQGFAEHTAVRLQTYYDNVSWLPPHKFIVTENLGSFYENGGSPFVEANGNRLTTDGTQMYSLEGMARWNPLQGNKAGFGAFYFDRDYYNKTGIPYYNMRRAIQIANPAVH